The region GACCTGGTCCGCGAGATGTTCCGGATCGCGGCCGGCGAGGAGCTCGGGTACGACGACCCGGAGATCCGCGGCCACTCGATCGAGTTCCGGATCAACGCCGAGGACGGTGGCCGCAACTTCATGCCCGCCCCCGGCACGCTCTCCGCATGGAGCCCGCCGCAGGGCCCCGGCGTCCGCGTCGACGGCGGCTACGAGAACGGCGAGACCATCCCCGGCGCGTTCGACTCGCTGATCGCCAAGCTCATCGTCAGCGGACGCGACCGCACCCAGGCGCTCGAGCGCTCGCGGCGCGCGCTCGACGAGTTCGTCGTCGACGGCATGCCCACCGTGATCCCGTTCCACCAGGCGGTCGTGCGCGACCCGGCGTACGTCGGCCCGTCGAACCCGTCCGGCGACGGCGAGTTCACCGTCTACACCCAGTGGATCGAGACGGACTTCGACAACCAGATCGCGCCGTACGCCGGTGACTCGGCCGAGGCCGAGGACGCCGAGGAGCGGCAGACGGTCGTCGTCGAGGTCGGCGGCAAGCGCCTCGAGGTCGTCATCCCCGGCGGGCTCGGCGGGATCAGCGCCGGTCCGGCCGCCGGCGGTCGCCCAGGATCAGGTGCTGGGAAGGCCAAGCGGGCCAAGAAGGCCGGCGCCAAGGTCAGCGGCGACGCCGTGGCCAGCCCGATGCAGGGCACCGTCGTGAAGGTCGTCGTCGAGGAGGGCCAGACGGTCGCCGAGGGCGACACCATCGTGGTCATCGAGGCGATGAAGATGGAGCAGCCGCTCAAGGCCCACAAGGCCGGCACCGTGACCGGCCTGCAGGCCGAGGTCGGCGCCACCATCGGCAACGGCGCGGTCGTCTGCGAGATCAAGGACTGACCACTCGGTAGCCTCGGCGGCATGCCCGAGCTGCGAGAGCCCAGCCAACGGGTGAGCCCGCGGGCGCGGCTGATGTGGGGCACGGCGGCACTCCTCGAGTCGGTCGTCGTACTCGTGATCCTGTGGGTGGTCGGGCCGGAGAACGACTGGGTGCCCCTCCCGCTCTGGGGAGTGGTGGCGGTCGGCGTCGTCGCGGCGGCGTACGTCGTCGGCATGCCGCCCTGGCGCTACCGGGTGCACCGCTGGGAGGTCACGGACACGGCCGTCTACACCCAGACCGGCTGGTGGGTCCGCGAGCGGCGGATCGCGCCGATGTCGCGGATCCAGACCGTCGACCACGCCGAGGGGCTGCTGGCCCAGGTCTTCGGCCTCGCCACCGTGACGGTCACCACCGCGTCGGCCGCCGGCGCCCTGGAGATCGCCGGCCTCGAGCGGGGCCGGGCCCTGGCGCTCGTCGAGCAGCTGACGGTGCAGGCCGACACGGTCTCGGGCGACGCCACGTGACCGACGGCTGGCAGCGGCTCGACCCGCGGATGCTGCTCGTCTACCCGGTCCGCGAGCTGGTGCGGTTCCTGCCCGTGCTGATCGGCCTCTTCGTCGCCGGCACCGCATCGGGACGCACCGACTGGTGGCACGGCCTCGGCGTCGTCCTCCCGATGGCGCTCGGCGTGCTGCGCTACTTCACGACGTACTTCCGGATCACCGAGGCCCGGGTCGAGCTGCGCCGCGGCCTCGTCAACCGGCACCAGCTCTCCACGCCCCTGGACCGGGTGCGGACCGTGGACATCACCGCCTCCCTGACCCATCGGGCGCTCGGCCTTACGACGGTCCGGATCGGCACCGGCACCGCCTCCCGGGACGACGAGGACCAGCTGGACCTCGACGGCCTGACGGCGACCCGAGCCCGCGAGCTCCGCGCCGAGCTCCTCAGCCTCGGGGCCGCCTCCGCGGCACCCGATGCCCGTCCCACCGACCGGGTGGTGCTCCGCTTCGACCCGGCGTGGGTGCGGTTCGCTCCCCTGACGACGACCGGGCTGGCCCTCGCGGGCGGCGCGATCGGCGTCACGGCGCAGGTCGTCAACACGTTCGGCGGGTTCGACCGCCTCGACCCCGACGAGCTGGTCGACAGCACCGCCGGCTGGTCCGCGGCCATGGCCGTCCCGATCGCGATCGTGCTGCTGCTGGTGGCGGTCTCGACGCTCGCGATCGTCGGGTACGTCGTCACCAACTGGGGCTTCACGCTGACCCACACCGGCCCCGAGCGCCGCGGGGCGTGGCACCTGCGTCGCGGCCTGCTGACGACCCGCGAGACGACGCTCGACGACGACCGCGTCAGTGGGGTGACCACCGCCGCTCCGCTCGGCCTGCGCCTGGCCGGCGGCGGCCGGGTCTCGGCGATCGTGACCGGGCTGGGTGGCGACTCGTCCGGCAGCTCCCTGCTGGCCCCGCCCGCACCGCGCGCGGTGGTCGAGCGCGTGGCGGGTGAGGTGCTCGGCACCTCCGCGCCGCTCGACGCCCCGCTGACCACGCACGGTCCGCGGGCCGTGCGCCGCCGCTACTCGCGCGCCCTGGTCCCCACGGCGGTCGTGGTGGCCGCCGCCGTGCTGCTGGTCGGCCTCGACACGATCTCCGTCTGGTCGCTGGCGGTCCTCCTCGCGCTCCCTGCTGCCGCCCTGGTGGCCCGCGACCGCGCGGCCGCCCTCGGCCACGCGCTGGTCGACGGGCACGTGGTCGCCCGCTCCGGCAGCCTCGACCGGCGCCGCGACGCCCTCGCGGTGGCTGGGGTCATCGGCTGGAACCTCCGGTCGAGCTGGTTCCAGCGCCGTGCGGGACTGACGACGCTGGTCGCGACGACCGCGGGCGGACGACAGTCGGTGACCGTGCTCGACGTACCCGAGGGTGCCGCCGTCGACCTGGCGTACGCCGCGATGCCGGACCTGGTGGCGCAGTTCCTCGTCTCGCCAGAGACGAACCGCACAGCGTTCGCGCGGCTGGACTTATAGCGTGTCCTGCATGTTCTCCAAGGTGCTCGTTGCCAACCGCGGCGAGATCGCGATCCGGGCCTTCCGTGCGGCGTACGAGCTGGACGCGAAGACGGTCGCGGTCTTCCCCTACGAGGACCGCTGGTCCGAGCACCGGCTCAAGGCGGACGAGGCCTACGAGATCGGCGAGCGCGGGCACCCGGTGCGGGCCTACCTCGACCCCGAGGCGATCGTCGCGGTGGCCATCAAGGCCGGCGCCGACGCGGTCTACCCCGGCTACGGCTTCCTCTCCGAGAACCCCGCGCTGGCCGAGGCGTGCGCCAACGCCGGCATCACCTTCATCGGCCCGACCTCCACGGTGCTCGAGCTGACCGGCAACAAGGCGCGGGCGATCGCGGCGGCCAAGGCCGCCGGCGTCCCGACGCTCGCCAGCGTCGAGCCGTCCACCGACGTGGACGCGCTCGTCGAGGCGGCCTCAGCTCTGCCGTACCCGCTCTTCGTGAAGGCCGTCGCCGGCGGCGGTGGCCGCGGCATGCGGCGGGTCGACGACCCCAAGCTGCTGCGCGAGGCGGTCGAGACCTGCATGCGCGAGGGCGAGGCGGCCTTCGGCGACCCGACCGTCTTCATCGAGCAGGCCGTGGTCGAGCCGCGGCACATCGAGGTGCAGATCCTCGCGGACGGCGCGGGCAACGTGATCCACCTCTTCGAGCGCGACTGCTCGGTGCAGCGCCGGCACCAGAAGGTCGTCGAGATCGCGCCGGCGCCCAACCTGGACCCGGAGCTGCGGGAGCGGATGTGTGCCGACGCGGTGCGCTTCGCGACCGAGATCGGCTACCGCAACGCCGGCACGGTCGAGTTCCTCCTCGACCCGGACGGCAACTACGTCTTCATCGAGATGAACCCGCGCATCCAGGTCGAGCACACGGTGACCGAGGAGGTCACCGACGTCGACCTCGTGCAGTCCCAGATGCGGATCGCCTCCGGCGAGACCCTCGAGGACCTCGGCCTCTCCCAGGACACCATCGTGCTGCGGGGCGCCGCGCTGCAGTGCCGCATCACGACCGAGGACCCGGCCAACAACTTCCGCCCGGACACGGGCGTGATCACGACGTACCGCTCCCCCGGCGGCGGCGGGGTCCGCGTCGACGGCGGCACGGTCTACACCGGCGCCGAGGTGTCGGCCCACTTCGACTCGATGCTCGCCAAGCTCACCTGTCGCGGCCGCACGTTCGAGAAGGCGGTCGAGAAGGCCCGCCGGGCGGTGGCCGAGTTCCGCATCCGCGGCGTGTCCACCAACATCCCCTTCCTCCAGGCCGTGCTCGCCGACCCCGACTTCGCGGCCGGCCACGTCACGACCTCGTTCATCGAGACGCACCCGCAGCTGATGCAGGCGCGCGGCTCCGGCGACCGCGGCAGCAAGCTGCTCGGCTTCCTCGCCGACGTGACCGTCAACCAGCCGTACGGCGCCGCGCCCGTGACCCTCGACCCGGCGACCAAGCTCCCGGACGTCAACCTCGAGGTGCCCGCGCCGAGCGGCAGCCGCCAGCTCCTGCTCGACGTCGGCCCGGAGCAGTTCGCCCGGCTGCTGCGCGAGCAGGACAAGGTCGCCGTCACCGACACCACCTTCCGCGACGCCCACCAGTCGCTGCTGGCGACCCGGGTGCGCACCCGGGACCTGCTCACGGTCGCCGGTCACGTCGCGCGCACGACGCCGGAGCTCTGGTCGCTGGAGGCCTGGGGCGGCGCGACGTACGACGTGGCGCTGCGCTTCCTCTCCGAGGACCCGTGGGAGCGGCTGGCGTCGCTGCGCCAGGCCGTGCCCAACATCTGCTTGCAGATGCTGCTCCGCGGCCGCAACACGGTCGGCTACACGCCGTACCCCACCGACGTGACGAACGCCTTCGTCGAGGAGGCCGCGGCCACCGGGATCGACGTCTTCCGGATCTTCGACGCGCTCAACGACGTCGAGCAGATGCGCCCGGCGATCGAGGCGGTCCGGGCGACCGGGACGTCCGTCGCCGAGGTCGCGCTGTGCTACACCGGCGACCTGTCGAACCCCGACGAGGACCTCTACACGCTCGACTACTACCTGCACCTCGCCGACAAGATCGTGGCGGCCGGCGCGCACGTGCTCGCGATCAAGGACATGGCCGGCCTGCTGCGGGTGCCGGCCGCGCACACCCTGGTGACCGCGCTGCGCGAGCGCTTCGACCTGCCCGTCCACCTGCACACCCACGACACCCCCGGCGGGCAGCTCGCGACGCTGCTGGCCGCCATCGAGGCCGGCGTCGACGCGGTCGACGCCGCGACCGCGTCCATGGCCGGCACGACGTCCCAGCCGCCGATCTCCTCGTTGGTCTCCGCGACCGACCACGGCCCCCGCGAGACCGGGCTGTCGCTCGCCGCGATCAACGCGCTCGAGCCCTACTGGGAGGCGACCCGGCGGGTCTACGCGCCGTTCGAGTCCGGCCTGCCGGCGCCCACCGGTCGCGTCTACCGCCACGAGATCCCCGGCGGCCAGCTCTCCAACCTGCGCCAGCAGGCGATCGCGCTCGGCCTCGGCGAGAAGTTCGAGCAGATCGAGGACATGTACGCCGCCGCCAACGACATCCTCGGCCGGATCCCGAAGGTGACCCCGTCGTCGAAGGTGATCGGCGACCTGGCGCTCGCGCTGGTCGGCGCCGGCGCCGACCCGGCCGAGTTCGCCGAGAACCCCGGCAAGTTCGACATCCCGGACTCCGTCGTCGGCTTCCTCAACGGCGAGCTCGGTGACCCGCCCGGCGGCTGGCCGGAGCCCTTCCGCACCAAGGCGCTCGAGGGCCGCACGCACAAGCCGCCGATGGAGACCCTCACCGCCGAGCAGCAGGAAGGCCTGGCCGGCGAGAGCCCTACGCGTCGCCGTACGCTCAACGAGCTGCTGTTCCCCGGCCCGACGAAGGAGTTCACCGAGTCGCGGGCGCGGTACGGCGACGTGTCGGTGCTCAACACGCTCGACTACCTCTACGGGCTGCGCACCGGCGTCGAGCACGCCGTCGAGCTGCAGGAGGGCAAGACCCTCATCCTCGGCCTCCAGGCGATCAGCGAGCCCGACGAGCGCGGCTTCCGGACGGTCATGGCGACCATCAACGGGCAGCTGCGGCCGGTCAACGTGCGCGACCGCAACGTCGCCTCCGAGGTCGCTGCCGCGGAGAAGGCCGACCCCGGCCAGCCGGGCCACGTCGCCGCACCCTTCCAGGGCGTCGTGACCGTCGTCGTCGAGAAGGGCGACCGCGTCGAGGCCGGCGACACCGTGGCCACGATCGAGGCGATGAAGATGGAGGCCTCGATCACCGCGGCCATCTCCGGCACGGTCGAGCGGATCGCGCTCCCCGGCACCCAGGCCGTCGACGGCGGCGACCTGGTGCTGGTGCTGGCGTAACCCGTCAGGCCGGGGTGACGATCACGTTGATGGCACGCAGGTCGGTGTCGCCGGTCGCCGTGTAGCGGTGCGGTACGTCGGCCGGCCACGCGCCGTGGCTGCCCGTGCCGAGGTCGATCTCCTGGTCGCCGTACTCGACGCGGCACGCGCCGGCCAGCACGACGAGCTGCTCGACCACGCCGGCGGAGTGCGCCGGCGAGGACCGCGTCACGCCCGCGCGGACCCGGAGCAGCCAGACCTCGGAGGTCGTCGCCGCGGTCCGCTCGGTGTGCAGCAGCACCGTCTCGAAGCCCTCGTCCGCGACCACCGCCCCGTCCCGGAAGTCGACCAACGACGCGAGCGGCACCCCGAGCGGGCCGGCGAGGGCGTAGAGGGTGTCGAGGGTCGGGTTGCGGCGGCCGGTCTCGAGCTCGGAGAGGGAGCCCTTGCCGATGCCGGCGGCGGACGCGAGCGCGGAGAGCGACAGTCCGCGCTCGGCGCGGAGCGCCCGGACCCGGGCGCCGACGGCGATACCCGGTTGACTCGCCACGGCGACCTCCCGCTAGCCTGCGTTCTGTTTACAGAACGGAGTCTGCCATGAGCCAGACCACGACGACACCGCACGAGGGCACCCCGGTCGTCGCCGGGATCGTCACGGCGGTCGTCGGGTCGAGCAGCTCCTTCGTCGTGGTGCTCGCCGGACTGACCGCCGTCGGCGCCAGCCACGCCCAGGCCGCGTCGGGTCTGCTGACCCTCCTCGTCACCCAGGCGCTCGGCATGCTCTGGCTCGCGATCCGGCACCGGACGCCGATCACCCTCGCGTGGTCGACCCCGGGCGCGGCGCTGCTGCTGTCGACCGGCGTCGTCACCGGCGGCTGGCCGGCCGCGGTCGGCGCCTTCCTCGTCAGCGGGCTGCTGATCGTCGTGACCGGCCTGGTGCCCGCGCTCGGCGCCCTGATCGCGCGCATCCCCACGTCGTTGGCGCGCGCGATGCTCGCCGGCGTCCTGCTGCCGATCTGCCTCGAGCCGGTGACCGGCCTGGCGGACTCCCCGGCGTACGTCGGTCCGGTGGTGCTCACCTGGCTCGTGATGCACCGGATCTCGCGGCGGTGGGCGGTCCCGGTGTCGCTCGCGGTCGCGCTGGGGGTGGTCATCGTGAGCGCGGGCTCCTCGCTCGCTCCCGGAGACCTCGTGCCGACGCTCACCTGGACCACGCCGCACTGGACGGTCGCGGCCGTCGTCAGCATCGCCGTACCGCTCTACATCGTCACGATGGCCTCGCAGAACGTGCCCGGTGTGGCGGTGACGTCGAGCTTCGGCTACCAGGTCCCGTGGCGGGAGACGATGACCGTGACCGGGATCGGCACGCTCGTCGGCGCCCCGTTCGGCGGTCACGCGATCAACCTCGCCGCGATCACCGCGGCCATGACCGCCGGGCCGATGGCCGGACCGGACCGCAGCCGACGTTGGATCGCGGCCGTGTCCGCGTCGGTGACCTACCTCGTCCTGGCGCTGGCGTGCGGAGCCCTGACCGCTCTGGTCGCCGCCGCTCCCGGCGACGTGATGCAGGCCGCGGCCGGGCTGGCGCTGCTCGGCACCCTCGCCGCGTCCCTGGCCGGCGCGCTCGCCGACGAGGACGGTCGGGAGGCCGCCGTGGTCTGCTTCGTGATCGCCGCGTCCGGCGTGACGATCCTCAGCGTCGGTGCGGCGTTCTGGGCGCTGGTCGCCGGCCTGGTGCTGCGACCGCTGCTCGCGACCCGGACCTGACCACTGGTCCAGACCACCTCGGTCGTATGGGGGACAGCCCAGATAATCGACGGGACGGACCAACGTGGGGTGGTCCGCCGACCAGGTGGGGGGCACCTATGACGGCCGGTCCGGACGCGGGCGACGTACTGACGCGCACCGTGACACAGCTGTCGGACGCCGACAGCCTCGAGCGTGTCACCGAGATCGTCGCGGGCGCCGTGCGGAGCCTGATGGGCGCCGAGGGAGCGACGTTCGTGCTCCGCGAGGACGGCCACTGCTTCTACGCCGACGAGGACGCGATCGAGCCCCTCTGGAAGGGCCGGCGCTTCCCCCTCGGCTCCTGCGTGAGCGGCTGGGCGATGCTCAACCGACAGGCGCTGGCGATCCCGGACATCTACGTCGACGAGCGGGTGCCCTGGGACGCCTACCGGCCGACGTTCGTGAAGAGTCTCTGCATGGCGCCCATCCGCGCGTCCGACCCGGTCGGCGCGCTCGGCGCCTACTGGAGCGAGCACCACGAGCCCACCCGCCAGGAGGTCCGCCAGCTGCAGGTGCTGGCCAACAGCACCGCGGTCGCCCTGGAGAACCTGGAGCTGCGGGGCGCCATCGTCCGCCGCATCGACGAGCGGGACGACCTGGCCCAACGCGCCCGCGAGCTCGAGTCCGCGATCCACAGCCTGGTCCACGACCTGCGCAGTCCCCTGGGCGCGATGATGGGGTACGCCGAGCTCATCGCCGAGGAGGACCTCGACGAGGACAAGCGGCGTGCCTTCGCCCGCACGATGGTCGAGGCCGGCAACCGGATGGGCGACCAGATCGACCGGATGCTCGCGCTCTACCGCGTCACCAACCGCGACCTGGAGCCGGCGCCCGTGGACCTGACCGCGCTCGCCCGCGAGGTCGGCGAAGGACTGGTCGCCCGCGAGCCAGAGCGGGACGTCCGCCTCCGGGTCCAGGACGGGCTCCGCGCGGTCGCCGACCCGACGCTGACCCGGATGGTGCTCGAGAACCTCGTCGGCAACGCCGTGAAGTACACCGGGCGCACCGAGGTGGCGGTGATCGAGGTCGCGAGCGGCGGGTCCGGGGCCGGGCTGACGACCTTCTTCGTGCGCGACAACGGAGCCGGCTTCGACCCGGCCGAGGCGGCGCGCCTCTTCCGCCCGATGACGCGGCTGCACGCCGAGTCGGACTTCCCGGGCACCGGGCTCGGCCTGGCGTCGGTCGCACGCATCGTGGAACGGCACGGCGGGTCGGTCAGCGGCGAGGGTCGGCCCGGCCGCGGCGCGACGTTCTGCTTCAGCCTGCCGTCGGCCTGACGCTGAAGGTCAGCCAGGTCGAGCGCAGCCCGAGCGTCGACCGGAAGGTGTCGCCGCTGACCACCACTCGCCCCGCAGTCCCGGTCAGCGTGATCGAGCGGACCCGGCCACCCCAGGCGCCGTTGCCGTCCCGGCCCGTGACCGCGATCCGGGTCAGGTCGCCGATCTTCGGCCAGGCGCGCTCCAGGACCGTGTCGGCGAGCTTGAGCGTCCAGTCGTGGACGGGGTTGCCCGCCCAGCCGTCGTACGGGTCCTCGCGTGCGGGCAGGTAGGACACCGACCCCGCCGAGGTCCAGCCGCCGCTGCTGGAGCCGAACTGGGTGAACGCCGGCTGCCCGCCGCTGGTCAGCACCTGCCGACGGGTCGCGACGACGGCCGCGTCGGCGGCCGGGTGCTCGGCGTCGTACCCGCCGTAGACCTGGCACGACGAGGTGTCGCAGATCTGGTACGCCGAGGAGCGCGGGTGCGCGCGCTCGTACGTCGCGTAGGTGCGCGCGGCGACGGCCTGGGCCTGGACGGCGGCCGCACTCCAGGAGGCCGGGATCTCGAGGGGTACGACGCCCCTGAGGTAGCTGTCGATGCCGAGCTCGTTGACCGTCACCAACGCCCCGGAGCCGGTCACCGCGGTCCGCAGCCGACCGCGGTAGGCGCGCTCACCGCTCGGCGTGACCAACGTGATCGGGGCGCCGGCCGCGGAGAACTCGCCCCGCCCGGTCAGCCGGGCGAAGGACCGCCA is a window of Nocardioides conyzicola DNA encoding:
- a CDS encoding pyruvate carboxylase; the protein is MFSKVLVANRGEIAIRAFRAAYELDAKTVAVFPYEDRWSEHRLKADEAYEIGERGHPVRAYLDPEAIVAVAIKAGADAVYPGYGFLSENPALAEACANAGITFIGPTSTVLELTGNKARAIAAAKAAGVPTLASVEPSTDVDALVEAASALPYPLFVKAVAGGGGRGMRRVDDPKLLREAVETCMREGEAAFGDPTVFIEQAVVEPRHIEVQILADGAGNVIHLFERDCSVQRRHQKVVEIAPAPNLDPELRERMCADAVRFATEIGYRNAGTVEFLLDPDGNYVFIEMNPRIQVEHTVTEEVTDVDLVQSQMRIASGETLEDLGLSQDTIVLRGAALQCRITTEDPANNFRPDTGVITTYRSPGGGGVRVDGGTVYTGAEVSAHFDSMLAKLTCRGRTFEKAVEKARRAVAEFRIRGVSTNIPFLQAVLADPDFAAGHVTTSFIETHPQLMQARGSGDRGSKLLGFLADVTVNQPYGAAPVTLDPATKLPDVNLEVPAPSGSRQLLLDVGPEQFARLLREQDKVAVTDTTFRDAHQSLLATRVRTRDLLTVAGHVARTTPELWSLEAWGGATYDVALRFLSEDPWERLASLRQAVPNICLQMLLRGRNTVGYTPYPTDVTNAFVEEAAATGIDVFRIFDALNDVEQMRPAIEAVRATGTSVAEVALCYTGDLSNPDEDLYTLDYYLHLADKIVAAGAHVLAIKDMAGLLRVPAAHTLVTALRERFDLPVHLHTHDTPGGQLATLLAAIEAGVDAVDAATASMAGTTSQPPISSLVSATDHGPRETGLSLAAINALEPYWEATRRVYAPFESGLPAPTGRVYRHEIPGGQLSNLRQQAIALGLGEKFEQIEDMYAAANDILGRIPKVTPSSKVIGDLALALVGAGADPAEFAENPGKFDIPDSVVGFLNGELGDPPGGWPEPFRTKALEGRTHKPPMETLTAEQQEGLAGESPTRRRTLNELLFPGPTKEFTESRARYGDVSVLNTLDYLYGLRTGVEHAVELQEGKTLILGLQAISEPDERGFRTVMATINGQLRPVNVRDRNVASEVAAAEKADPGQPGHVAAPFQGVVTVVVEKGDRVEAGDTVATIEAMKMEASITAAISGTVERIALPGTQAVDGGDLVLVLA
- a CDS encoding HAMP domain-containing sensor histidine kinase, encoding MTAGPDAGDVLTRTVTQLSDADSLERVTEIVAGAVRSLMGAEGATFVLREDGHCFYADEDAIEPLWKGRRFPLGSCVSGWAMLNRQALAIPDIYVDERVPWDAYRPTFVKSLCMAPIRASDPVGALGAYWSEHHEPTRQEVRQLQVLANSTAVALENLELRGAIVRRIDERDDLAQRARELESAIHSLVHDLRSPLGAMMGYAELIAEEDLDEDKRRAFARTMVEAGNRMGDQIDRMLALYRVTNRDLEPAPVDLTALAREVGEGLVAREPERDVRLRVQDGLRAVADPTLTRMVLENLVGNAVKYTGRTEVAVIEVASGGSGAGLTTFFVRDNGAGFDPAEAARLFRPMTRLHAESDFPGTGLGLASVARIVERHGGSVSGEGRPGRGATFCFSLPSA
- a CDS encoding XRE family transcriptional regulator yields the protein MASQPGIAVGARVRALRAERGLSLSALASAAGIGKGSLSELETGRRNPTLDTLYALAGPLGVPLASLVDFRDGAVVADEGFETVLLHTERTAATTSEVWLLRVRAGVTRSSPAHSAGVVEQLVVLAGACRVEYGDQEIDLGTGSHGAWPADVPHRYTATGDTDLRAINVIVTPA
- a CDS encoding PH domain-containing protein, with the translated sequence MPELREPSQRVSPRARLMWGTAALLESVVVLVILWVVGPENDWVPLPLWGVVAVGVVAAAYVVGMPPWRYRVHRWEVTDTAVYTQTGWWVRERRIAPMSRIQTVDHAEGLLAQVFGLATVTVTTASAAGALEIAGLERGRALALVEQLTVQADTVSGDAT
- a CDS encoding PH domain-containing protein — translated: MTDGWQRLDPRMLLVYPVRELVRFLPVLIGLFVAGTASGRTDWWHGLGVVLPMALGVLRYFTTYFRITEARVELRRGLVNRHQLSTPLDRVRTVDITASLTHRALGLTTVRIGTGTASRDDEDQLDLDGLTATRARELRAELLSLGAASAAPDARPTDRVVLRFDPAWVRFAPLTTTGLALAGGAIGVTAQVVNTFGGFDRLDPDELVDSTAGWSAAMAVPIAIVLLLVAVSTLAIVGYVVTNWGFTLTHTGPERRGAWHLRRGLLTTRETTLDDDRVSGVTTAAPLGLRLAGGGRVSAIVTGLGGDSSGSSLLAPPAPRAVVERVAGEVLGTSAPLDAPLTTHGPRAVRRRYSRALVPTAVVVAAAVLLVGLDTISVWSLAVLLALPAAALVARDRAAALGHALVDGHVVARSGSLDRRRDALAVAGVIGWNLRSSWFQRRAGLTTLVATTAGGRQSVTVLDVPEGAAVDLAYAAMPDLVAQFLVSPETNRTAFARLDL
- a CDS encoding benzoate/H(+) symporter BenE family transporter; this encodes MSQTTTTPHEGTPVVAGIVTAVVGSSSSFVVVLAGLTAVGASHAQAASGLLTLLVTQALGMLWLAIRHRTPITLAWSTPGAALLLSTGVVTGGWPAAVGAFLVSGLLIVVTGLVPALGALIARIPTSLARAMLAGVLLPICLEPVTGLADSPAYVGPVVLTWLVMHRISRRWAVPVSLAVALGVVIVSAGSSLAPGDLVPTLTWTTPHWTVAAVVSIAVPLYIVTMASQNVPGVAVTSSFGYQVPWRETMTVTGIGTLVGAPFGGHAINLAAITAAMTAGPMAGPDRSRRWIAAVSASVTYLVLALACGALTALVAAAPGDVMQAAAGLALLGTLAASLAGALADEDGREAAVVCFVIAASGVTILSVGAAFWALVAGLVLRPLLATRT
- a CDS encoding SpoIID/LytB domain-containing protein, giving the protein MRRTVASALAGVLAGGLLVAAPAGAASRGVRSWDVPTSARITVSGHGYGHGHGMSQYGAEGAARQGLTYRQIANFYYPGTAWGTATGTVTVQLTGDTTPSDLVVRARSGLRLRDTAATGRTVLPDNGATQWRVVTGAGGVSRVHYFKGRWRSFARLTGRGEFSAAGAPITLVTPSGERAYRGRLRTAVTGSGALVTVNELGIDSYLRGVVPLEIPASWSAAAVQAQAVAARTYATYERAHPRSSAYQICDTSSCQVYGGYDAEHPAADAAVVATRRQVLTSGGQPAFTQFGSSSGGWTSAGSVSYLPAREDPYDGWAGNPVHDWTLKLADTVLERAWPKIGDLTRIAVTGRDGNGAWGGRVRSITLTGTAGRVVVSGDTFRSTLGLRSTWLTFSVRPTAG